The following are encoded in a window of Paenibacillus polymyxa genomic DNA:
- a CDS encoding serine hydrolase domain-containing protein, giving the protein MKKIIAVFVSAMLFVLPMTNTFAQGTAEPIKEKARSLASELVSKYGASGVQYAIMDQGNIVLSDSVGVKNKATNEPITKDTMFGIGSTSKMYVSAATMMLVDAHKVDIDQPLTTYIKDFKMSDERYKQITPRMLLNHSSGLYGAHYKNSMLFNDNDTENHDELLLRLQSETLKSNPGEYSVYTNDGFQLLEILVERVSGLSYTDFLAKHISTPLGLKSTKTPLDQFDRQKLSKTYFPAIEGALPVENANVIGTGGLYSTAEEVAMFSEVLTGNRPDILSAQSAKSMKSHEYRNGIWVPEETNSFNYGLGWDAVQLAPFSDYGITALSKGGDTVLYHSTLITIPEHHISMAVLSSGGSSILDSIFASNILLEVLKDKGIIKDIIPEKTFEPPVKVEMPSDLLSYSGLYGSVGTTINVEIKNGEFDLPAFLDGFVPAQKYVYTGNGQFKSSDGSVAISFDKQKNGKTYIKANLYLNFSGLGQMVMVTYEYQKLDANPVNPTVKKAWENRNGKNYYALDEKISSIFYLAPSFITKKISFDHDGYASGTKIVDENKAVNAVEIPVMSGRDAFDLNFYTKDGSEYLTIDGQSYISEDAVKPILGGKSVYTIPSNGQATWYKIDKNSANKTMTVDFPTSGGFAVYDENGAVVQFSTASNNNSVVLPKGGLIVLGGNAGDVFKINLN; this is encoded by the coding sequence ATGAAGAAAATAATAGCTGTGTTCGTTTCTGCTATGCTTTTTGTACTGCCGATGACGAATACTTTTGCTCAAGGCACTGCTGAACCCATCAAGGAAAAGGCTCGCAGTCTAGCCTCGGAGCTGGTATCCAAATACGGTGCTAGCGGTGTACAGTATGCCATTATGGACCAAGGAAACATTGTATTATCGGATAGCGTGGGTGTAAAGAATAAAGCAACCAACGAGCCGATCACCAAAGATACGATGTTCGGTATAGGCTCTACAAGCAAAATGTATGTATCTGCTGCAACGATGATGCTGGTCGATGCCCATAAGGTAGATATTGATCAGCCGCTAACAACATACATTAAGGACTTTAAAATGTCTGATGAAAGATACAAACAAATTACACCCCGTATGCTGTTAAATCATTCGTCAGGTCTTTACGGTGCTCACTATAAAAATAGTATGTTATTTAATGACAATGATACAGAAAATCATGATGAGCTCTTGCTAAGGTTGCAATCAGAAACTTTAAAATCAAACCCTGGCGAATATTCCGTATATACCAATGATGGATTTCAATTGCTTGAAATATTGGTTGAGCGGGTGAGCGGTCTAAGTTACACCGATTTCCTGGCAAAGCATATTAGTACACCTTTAGGTTTGAAATCTACCAAAACACCTCTTGATCAATTTGATAGACAAAAGCTGTCCAAAACTTATTTTCCTGCGATTGAGGGAGCTTTACCGGTTGAAAATGCCAATGTCATCGGGACAGGGGGCTTATACTCCACCGCAGAAGAGGTGGCTATGTTTTCAGAAGTATTAACGGGGAACAGACCCGATATTCTGTCTGCACAATCGGCGAAGTCCATGAAAAGTCATGAATATCGAAATGGAATATGGGTACCTGAAGAGACAAACAGCTTTAATTATGGACTTGGTTGGGATGCGGTTCAGTTGGCACCGTTTAGTGATTACGGAATAACTGCGTTATCCAAGGGTGGGGATACTGTTTTGTATCACTCTACTTTGATCACCATACCAGAGCATCATATTTCTATGGCTGTGCTTTCATCTGGAGGGTCTTCCATCTTAGATAGTATTTTTGCTTCTAACATTTTATTGGAAGTTTTAAAAGATAAGGGCATCATTAAAGACATCATACCGGAGAAAACATTTGAGCCTCCTGTAAAAGTGGAAATGCCATCTGATTTACTTTCTTATTCGGGATTATACGGTTCTGTGGGTACAACCATCAATGTAGAGATTAAAAACGGTGAGTTTGATTTACCTGCTTTCTTGGATGGATTCGTCCCGGCGCAAAAATATGTGTATACAGGCAATGGACAATTCAAAAGCAGTGATGGCAGTGTAGCCATAAGCTTTGACAAACAAAAAAACGGGAAAACGTATATTAAGGCTAACCTATATTTAAACTTTTCGGGATTAGGTCAAATGGTTATGGTGACTTATGAATATCAAAAGCTAGATGCCAATCCTGTAAATCCCACAGTTAAAAAGGCATGGGAAAACAGAAACGGGAAAAATTATTATGCTTTGGATGAAAAGATATCCTCCATATTTTATCTGGCCCCCTCATTTATAACGAAAAAAATATCCTTTGATCATGATGGATACGCAAGTGGTACTAAAATTGTGGATGAGAATAAAGCAGTAAATGCCGTTGAGATTCCTGTTATGAGTGGAAGAGATGCATTTGATCTGAATTTTTATACCAAGGATGGTTCGGAGTATTTAACCATAGATGGACAATCCTATATCAGTGAAGATGCTGTTAAACCTATCTTGGGAGGAAAGTCAGTGTACACCATACCATCTAATGGCCAAGCCACATGGTATAAAATAGATAAAAACTCAGCCAATAAAACGATGACCGTTGATTTTCCAACAAGCGGAGGGTTCGCTGTCTATGATGAAAACGGAGCGGTTGTACAATTTTCAACTGCTAGCAATAACAATTCGGTTGTACTGCCCAAAGGTGGCTTGATTGTTTTGGGTGGCAATGCAGGGGATGTATTTAAAATCAATTTGAATTAA
- a CDS encoding Ger(x)C family spore germination protein, protein MCRRPMLSLLLAFILLITQVGCWSSKEVEELSIYTGLALDKGELTPLEQNLEKKGSRYFKKNKITASVQIVPKKSSGSTEQQGGGGQGPNYVNIAATGDSLLEIFRQLSLRLDRPVIGHHLKVMVVATDLAKEQTMQQLMDFVLRDNDIRPSCLVFLSKDRAASTLVTKYEDEVPSIHILYMLRNHFRTSKVMRGVNLSELDGLMHSKKSYILQNITESDGELEFSGAGIIKGDTGHWIGTLGQQDVESIGWITGDVKGGAVKTYDKRNEAITYEIKSVKSKITTKVTEGNDISFHVKIESKGRLIENWDDKADPTETRNMKEAEKEFEEQVTRRVKSVMHKLQSEYKVDVAGFGDHLHIEKPQVWKKVKDDWDYKFSKIPVTFDIKLSITDLGSSAE, encoded by the coding sequence ATGTGTAGACGCCCTATGCTATCCTTGCTGCTTGCTTTCATTCTACTTATAACTCAAGTCGGTTGCTGGAGCAGCAAAGAAGTAGAAGAGCTCAGCATATATACAGGACTGGCTCTGGATAAGGGGGAGCTTACTCCATTAGAGCAGAATCTGGAAAAGAAAGGTAGTCGTTACTTCAAGAAAAATAAAATTACCGCCAGCGTACAAATCGTCCCCAAAAAATCATCTGGAAGCACAGAGCAGCAAGGCGGTGGCGGACAAGGACCAAACTATGTCAATATAGCAGCCACCGGGGATTCTTTGCTTGAAATCTTTCGACAACTCTCTCTCCGTTTGGATCGCCCGGTTATTGGTCACCATCTAAAGGTCATGGTGGTTGCCACCGATTTGGCGAAAGAACAGACGATGCAGCAATTAATGGATTTTGTGCTACGTGATAATGATATTCGCCCGAGTTGTTTGGTCTTCTTAAGCAAGGATCGAGCAGCTAGCACTTTAGTTACCAAATATGAAGACGAGGTCCCATCCATTCATATTTTGTATATGCTTCGTAACCATTTCAGAACCAGCAAGGTAATGAGGGGAGTCAATTTGTCTGAATTGGATGGATTAATGCATTCCAAAAAAAGCTATATATTACAGAACATCACTGAATCAGATGGAGAATTAGAATTTTCAGGTGCCGGGATTATTAAAGGAGATACCGGTCACTGGATAGGTACTTTGGGACAACAAGACGTGGAGAGTATTGGATGGATTACCGGTGATGTTAAAGGTGGGGCTGTCAAAACGTATGACAAGCGGAATGAAGCCATCACTTACGAAATCAAATCGGTAAAAAGCAAAATAACAACCAAGGTGACCGAGGGCAATGATATCTCGTTCCATGTAAAAATTGAATCTAAAGGACGTCTAATCGAAAACTGGGATGATAAAGCGGACCCGACTGAGACACGAAACATGAAAGAGGCTGAGAAAGAGTTTGAAGAACAAGTGACTCGCAGGGTTAAGTCTGTTATGCACAAATTACAGTCAGAATATAAAGTCGATGTTGCCGGTTTTGGTGATCATTTGCATATCGAGAAACCTCAGGTGTGGAAAAAAGTAAAGGATGATTGGGATTACAAATTCAGCAAAATCCCCGTAACCTTCGATATAAAATTATCTATTACGGATTTAGGCTCATCTGCTGAATGA
- a CDS encoding GerAB/ArcD/ProY family transporter, with the protein MFRRSDDKITTKQAAVFLTNTVLGAGILTLPRGVTEKVQTPDAWLSVLLGGCIVILVVWLMVKLSQQFPENTVYQYSRRIVGTIPGGFLSVLLIIYFLIIAGFEIRVLAEVTMFFLLEGTPIWAIVIPFIWVGSYLVFGGINPIARLYQIVLPISLFFLLLCFVFSLRIFEIDHLRPVLSEGILPVIKGLKSTILVFSGCEVVMTLVAFLQYPEKALKAMVVGISIPLILYFLTVVMVIGGLSMDSTVTSTWPTINLMRSFEIPGFLFERLEFPLLVIWMMQMFCNFCSFFFNASLGVSQVFGLKYRYAIFGLIPIIFISTMTPVRMMEVFSLGDAIGYMGIVIFVLVPVLLSIVFIIRKKGMKQNV; encoded by the coding sequence GTGTTTAGACGCTCTGATGATAAGATCACAACCAAGCAGGCGGCTGTGTTCCTGACCAATACCGTATTGGGCGCAGGGATTTTGACACTGCCGAGAGGTGTAACTGAAAAGGTACAGACTCCTGATGCATGGCTTTCTGTCCTTCTCGGTGGATGTATTGTCATATTGGTCGTCTGGCTTATGGTGAAATTAAGTCAACAGTTTCCTGAAAACACCGTGTATCAATATTCCAGAAGAATCGTGGGCACAATTCCGGGTGGATTTTTAAGTGTGTTATTGATTATATATTTTTTAATCATCGCCGGCTTTGAGATTCGGGTTTTAGCTGAAGTGACCATGTTTTTTCTGCTGGAAGGCACTCCGATCTGGGCGATTGTGATTCCATTCATCTGGGTAGGAAGCTATTTGGTTTTTGGCGGCATTAATCCCATCGCTCGGCTATACCAGATTGTACTTCCGATTAGTCTTTTTTTTCTGCTGCTCTGTTTTGTCTTTAGCTTAAGGATTTTTGAGATTGATCATCTTCGTCCTGTACTGAGTGAGGGGATTTTACCTGTCATCAAGGGTCTGAAATCGACTATTCTTGTTTTCTCTGGATGTGAAGTCGTCATGACACTGGTCGCTTTTTTACAATACCCTGAGAAAGCATTAAAGGCCATGGTAGTCGGGATCAGTATCCCCTTAATTTTGTACTTTTTGACCGTAGTTATGGTGATCGGCGGGTTATCGATGGACTCCACTGTGACAAGTACTTGGCCTACCATCAATTTGATGCGCAGTTTTGAAATCCCCGGTTTTCTTTTTGAGCGGCTTGAGTTTCCTCTGCTAGTGATCTGGATGATGCAAATGTTTTGTAATTTCTGCAGTTTCTTCTTCAATGCTTCCCTAGGGGTCTCACAGGTGTTCGGTCTTAAATATCGTTATGCGATTTTTGGCTTAATCCCAATTATTTTTATCTCTACAATGACTCCTGTTCGTATGATGGAAGTGTTTAGTCTAGGCGATGCGATCGGATACATGGGAATCGTTATATTTGTTCTGGTTCCGGTACTTCTCTCCATCGTGTTCATAATCAGGAAGAAGGGAATGAAGCAAAATGTGTAG
- a CDS encoding spore germination protein → MWSKIISYIPSWSTLFQAGLALVIPLGIYYINTSIYSLVGSKGAKSKHSSDRPLSDEHNEGHADQQHEPSSKITGNYDSDLKSIREAIGENSDVHFREFVVKKYHARSVLIFIEGMQDEKLMSKQVLEVLMFEGQQDPQRPQEQQESISNSFIKENLMPLTQISEVADMEDLQESILLGHTALLIEGMKGALLVGSPNGAIRSVNEPTSEALLRGPRIGFTEVLSENTSMLRRQGLNKSLEMKKFQVGSRIKKDLVVAYIKDIVNPDLLEEVTRRISKIDMDFLAESGYVEQLIEDNYLSPFQQAHNTERPDRVINALLEGRIAILLDGTPFALIVPVTFSMLLQSPEDYYERWIPGTLLRLLRFSGAFIALMGPALYISFISFHPGLIPTKLVISIIETRQGVPFPSVIEVMILEISIEILREAGIRLPKPIGPAMGIVGGLVIGDAAVNAGIVSPFLVIVVAVTAISSFSIPTYSAGITLRLLRFVGMLFAAILGMLGTILFFLLICIHLTKLKSFGVPYVTPFSPMRLSDWKDMYIRVPISMMKRRPVMMKTQQTKRRP, encoded by the coding sequence ATGTGGTCTAAAATTATTTCTTATATTCCAAGCTGGAGTACACTCTTTCAAGCAGGCCTCGCGTTGGTTATTCCTTTAGGAATTTATTATATAAACACATCGATTTATTCGTTAGTTGGCAGCAAGGGGGCAAAATCCAAACATTCTTCTGATCGTCCGCTTTCCGACGAACATAACGAAGGCCACGCTGATCAACAGCATGAACCAAGCTCCAAAATTACAGGGAATTATGATTCCGACTTAAAGTCGATTCGAGAGGCTATAGGCGAAAATAGTGATGTGCATTTTCGTGAGTTTGTAGTAAAGAAATATCATGCTCGGTCCGTGTTAATCTTCATAGAAGGTATGCAGGATGAAAAGCTTATGAGCAAGCAGGTATTGGAGGTCTTGATGTTCGAGGGCCAGCAGGACCCACAGCGCCCACAGGAACAGCAGGAAAGTATAAGTAACTCCTTTATAAAAGAAAACTTGATGCCACTTACTCAAATTAGTGAAGTTGCTGATATGGAGGACCTGCAGGAGTCTATACTTTTAGGCCATACTGCCTTATTAATTGAAGGAATGAAGGGAGCACTGCTGGTGGGCTCGCCCAATGGCGCCATTCGCTCCGTCAATGAACCAACCTCTGAAGCATTACTTCGGGGTCCCCGCATTGGTTTTACGGAGGTATTAAGTGAAAATACTTCGATGCTTCGACGCCAAGGCTTAAACAAAAGTCTGGAAATGAAGAAATTTCAAGTGGGAAGCCGAATCAAAAAAGATCTGGTTGTCGCGTATATAAAGGATATTGTGAATCCAGATCTCCTCGAAGAAGTAACGCGCAGAATTTCAAAGATAGACATGGATTTTTTGGCTGAATCCGGTTATGTGGAACAACTTATTGAAGACAATTATTTAAGTCCGTTCCAGCAGGCTCACAATACAGAGCGCCCCGACCGTGTCATTAATGCTTTGTTGGAAGGAAGAATAGCCATTTTACTGGATGGGACTCCCTTTGCACTTATTGTTCCGGTGACCTTCAGTATGCTGCTTCAATCACCTGAAGACTATTATGAGCGCTGGATTCCAGGAACACTTTTACGGCTGTTGCGTTTTAGCGGGGCTTTTATAGCGCTTATGGGGCCTGCTTTGTACATCTCTTTTATATCGTTTCATCCCGGTTTGATTCCGACCAAGCTGGTCATTAGCATCATCGAAACCCGTCAAGGCGTCCCTTTCCCATCCGTCATTGAGGTTATGATTTTAGAAATCTCTATCGAAATTCTACGGGAAGCCGGCATTCGCTTGCCCAAACCCATTGGTCCTGCGATGGGCATTGTGGGAGGCTTGGTCATCGGCGACGCTGCTGTAAATGCAGGCATCGTTAGCCCCTTCCTGGTAATTGTGGTTGCGGTTACTGCCATTTCTTCGTTTTCAATACCGACATACAGTGCGGGTATTACCTTGCGTCTTTTGCGTTTTGTCGGCATGCTCTTTGCAGCCATCCTGGGCATGTTAGGAACCATATTGTTCTTTCTGTTAATTTGTATCCATCTGACGAAATTAAAAAGCTTTGGCGTACCGTATGTAACGCCCTTTTCCCCTATGCGCTTAAGCGATTGGAAGGATATGTATATTCGAGTTCCTATATCTATGATGAAAAGAAGACCCGTTATGATGAAAACTCAGCAAACCAAACGTAGGCCATGA
- the nirB gene encoding nitrite reductase large subunit NirB, with product MINSKQKLVVIGNGMAGINTVEQILKLTDKYEITVLGNEPHPNYNRIMLSYVLEGSKTIDDIILNDLQWYADQGITLYTGKMVKSIDGENKKIHTEDGLEIDYDVALVATGSQSFILPIPGKELPGVIGFRDIADCSAMLEAAKTFKKAAVIGGGLLGLEAAKGLVNLGMDVTVVHLMEDLMERQLDREASAMLKAELERQGIKFAMQMQTSEVYGQDRVQGLRFSDGSELEADLVVMAVGIKPNIQVAVQCGMETNRGIVVDDLMRTSVPDVYAVGECVEHRGICYGLVAPLFEQGSVIAKHLAGAETEGYMGSVVSTKLKISGVDVFSAGEFITQPEHTVIVAKDEWKRTYKKVLLRENKIVGTVLFGDVSESASLQKYVRQQTQMTDEIYGQIMGTGCSNHGAKTLSAETMADDEIVCGCNGVTKKAIVDAINDNGLTTVDEIKACTGATRSCGGCKPVVEQILQYVLGDSFKTSAKQGICGCTSLSRDEIVEAIKTKGLTTTREVMNVLGWHNDEGCSKCRPALNYYLGMINPDTYENEGDSRFVNERLHANIQKDGTFTVVPRMYGGVTTPEDLKKIADVSLKYNVKVVKVTGGQRLDLIGVRKEDLPKVWEELDMPSGYAYAKSLRTVKTCVGSQFCRFGTQDSMGMGEVLERKFERLDFPAKFKLAVNGCPRNCAESCTKDIGIVGNDGGWEIFIGGNGGIKARLADSLCKVKTDAELIDIVGAVMQFYRETGQYLERTSEWVERIGLEEIQKAVVQDTDHRQALVERIEFALQQVEDPWKKIINDEDTRKNLFEVVTPSIV from the coding sequence ATGATAAACAGTAAACAGAAACTTGTGGTTATAGGGAACGGGATGGCTGGTATCAATACGGTCGAACAAATTTTAAAATTAACAGATAAGTATGAAATTACGGTCCTGGGAAATGAGCCGCATCCGAACTATAACAGGATCATGCTCTCTTATGTGTTGGAAGGCAGTAAAACGATTGATGATATCATACTGAACGATTTGCAATGGTATGCGGATCAAGGGATTACTTTGTATACAGGAAAAATGGTGAAAAGCATCGACGGTGAGAACAAGAAGATTCACACCGAAGACGGACTGGAAATTGATTACGATGTAGCTTTGGTAGCTACTGGCTCACAATCATTTATTCTGCCTATTCCGGGTAAAGAATTACCGGGTGTCATCGGTTTCCGAGATATCGCCGATTGCTCGGCAATGCTTGAGGCAGCGAAGACCTTTAAAAAGGCAGCTGTAATTGGTGGAGGTCTGTTAGGGCTGGAAGCAGCTAAAGGCTTGGTCAACCTGGGAATGGATGTTACGGTCGTTCATTTAATGGAGGATTTGATGGAACGCCAGCTGGACCGGGAAGCCTCTGCGATGCTGAAAGCAGAACTAGAACGCCAGGGAATCAAGTTTGCTATGCAAATGCAAACTTCGGAAGTGTATGGTCAAGATCGGGTACAAGGACTGCGGTTTTCAGACGGAAGCGAGCTGGAAGCGGATTTGGTCGTTATGGCCGTCGGGATCAAGCCTAATATTCAGGTGGCTGTGCAATGTGGTATGGAAACGAACCGTGGTATCGTAGTCGATGATTTGATGAGAACCTCCGTACCGGATGTATACGCCGTAGGGGAATGTGTTGAACATCGCGGAATCTGTTATGGTCTGGTAGCTCCGCTGTTTGAGCAGGGAAGTGTCATTGCCAAACATTTGGCAGGCGCGGAAACTGAAGGTTATATGGGATCGGTGGTTTCTACCAAGCTCAAAATTTCAGGGGTGGATGTTTTCTCAGCTGGCGAATTCATAACCCAGCCTGAACATACGGTGATTGTTGCAAAGGATGAGTGGAAGCGCACATACAAAAAAGTGCTGCTTCGTGAAAATAAGATTGTTGGAACTGTACTGTTTGGTGATGTGAGCGAATCTGCTAGTCTTCAAAAATATGTGCGTCAGCAAACGCAGATGACAGATGAGATATATGGACAGATCATGGGTACTGGATGTAGCAATCACGGGGCGAAAACATTATCCGCTGAAACGATGGCGGATGATGAAATTGTCTGCGGCTGTAACGGTGTGACTAAAAAGGCGATTGTGGATGCAATTAATGATAATGGACTGACCACAGTCGATGAAATTAAGGCATGCACCGGAGCAACGCGTTCCTGTGGAGGATGTAAGCCTGTCGTTGAGCAAATTTTACAATATGTTCTTGGAGACAGCTTCAAGACGTCAGCCAAGCAAGGAATATGTGGTTGCACATCATTGAGTCGGGACGAGATTGTGGAAGCGATCAAAACCAAAGGGCTGACAACAACGCGTGAAGTTATGAATGTACTGGGTTGGCATAATGATGAAGGATGCTCCAAATGTCGCCCGGCGCTGAATTACTATTTGGGAATGATTAACCCGGATACCTATGAAAATGAGGGAGATTCCCGTTTTGTAAATGAGCGATTGCACGCAAACATTCAAAAGGATGGAACATTTACAGTTGTTCCTAGAATGTACGGCGGTGTAACGACCCCAGAAGATTTGAAGAAGATAGCAGATGTTTCTCTTAAATACAACGTTAAGGTCGTTAAAGTAACAGGAGGACAGCGGCTGGATTTGATCGGTGTCCGTAAAGAGGATCTGCCTAAAGTATGGGAAGAACTCGATATGCCGTCGGGATATGCCTACGCGAAGTCACTTCGTACGGTTAAAACCTGTGTTGGATCGCAATTTTGCCGGTTTGGCACACAGGACTCGATGGGAATGGGAGAAGTGTTGGAACGAAAATTCGAACGACTGGATTTCCCAGCAAAATTCAAATTAGCAGTTAATGGATGTCCACGCAACTGTGCGGAATCATGTACCAAAGATATCGGAATCGTAGGTAATGATGGGGGCTGGGAGATCTTTATCGGTGGTAATGGCGGTATTAAAGCGCGGTTGGCTGATTCACTCTGTAAAGTAAAAACCGACGCTGAACTGATTGATATTGTAGGAGCCGTGATGCAATTCTACCGGGAAACAGGACAATACCTGGAGCGCACGTCGGAGTGGGTGGAACGGATCGGTCTGGAAGAGATTCAGAAGGCTGTCGTTCAGGATACAGATCATCGACAAGCTTTAGTAGAACGCATCGAATTTGCACTACAACAGGTGGAAGACCCGTGGAAAAAGATCATCAATGATGAGGATACTCGCAAAAATCTATTTGAGGTTGTCACTCCGTCTATTGTGTAA
- the nirD gene encoding nitrite reductase small subunit NirD: MIKNAEWLVVGHSKDFPIRIGRTIHIKGAEIAVFRTSENELYAVENINPHPKRGPLTEAIVSGHYIYDPLYDWKIDLKTGIVQEPDHGQVKTFAVCEEGEEVKVSLETV, from the coding sequence ATGATCAAAAATGCCGAATGGCTTGTCGTCGGTCACAGTAAGGATTTTCCGATCAGAATAGGGCGTACCATCCATATCAAAGGTGCTGAAATTGCTGTTTTCCGCACTTCGGAGAATGAGCTTTATGCCGTTGAAAATATCAATCCTCATCCCAAAAGAGGGCCTCTTACAGAGGCGATAGTATCTGGTCATTATATCTATGACCCTTTATATGACTGGAAAATTGATCTGAAGACAGGCATCGTTCAAGAGCCTGATCATGGACAAGTTAAAACATTCGCCGTTTGTGAAGAGGGAGAAGAAGTAAAAGTATCACTCGAAACGGTTTAG
- a CDS encoding exosporium glycoprotein BclB-related protein: MKHKKPFRFSGASKKDEDCKPTRVNRSIEDLLRLINELTAIIPIVFANPSAANVSSLQQILRRLLSLAKSLRLRGGVKADLLAALELAIVALEATPFSPIGVGTALQQLLDALLSIVLQESLDPALKDSLISAIRIAGTTVSNVLGETYLSGEPGAQGPPGPVGPGGAPGPAGGPGPQGPPGPIGAAGPIGAAGPIGPAGPAGPAGPVGAAGPIGAAGPIGAAGPEGPAGPVGATGAAGPAGGVTGATGATGADGLIGPAGATGPTGADGLPGAVGAVGPAGVTGPTGADGLPGAAGATGATGTAGVTGATGSGAIIPFASGGPAILTTVLGGVVGTTSLIGFGSSATGISLVGGAIDLTGTLVGPLINFAFSVPRDGVITSIAGYFSTTAALTLVGSTATITAQLFSSPTPNNTFTAVPGAIVTLAPSLAGIIALGTISSGITTGLAIPVTAQTRLLLVFSATATGLSLVNTIVGYASAGVTIT; the protein is encoded by the coding sequence ATGAAACATAAAAAACCGTTCAGGTTCAGTGGTGCTTCAAAAAAAGACGAAGACTGTAAACCAACAAGAGTAAATAGAAGTATCGAAGATCTTCTCAGACTGATTAATGAATTGACCGCGATCATCCCCATCGTATTCGCAAACCCCTCTGCGGCTAATGTATCTTCCTTGCAACAGATTTTAAGACGTTTGTTGTCTCTGGCGAAAAGCTTAAGACTTAGAGGCGGGGTTAAGGCAGACCTACTGGCAGCGCTGGAGCTTGCTATTGTTGCGTTAGAAGCTACACCCTTCTCTCCGATCGGTGTAGGTACTGCACTGCAACAATTGCTGGATGCCCTATTGTCCATCGTTTTACAAGAATCCCTCGATCCTGCTCTTAAAGACAGCTTAATCAGCGCGATCAGAATCGCTGGAACGACGGTTAGCAACGTATTAGGAGAAACATACTTGTCAGGGGAGCCAGGTGCACAAGGACCTCCTGGACCTGTGGGACCCGGCGGTGCGCCTGGACCCGCAGGTGGACCTGGCCCACAAGGGCCTCCCGGACCTATCGGCGCCGCTGGACCTATCGGAGCGGCTGGACCAATCGGCCCTGCCGGGCCTGCGGGGCCTGCCGGACCAGTTGGAGCGGCTGGACCTATTGGCGCCGCAGGGCCTATCGGGGCCGCTGGACCGGAAGGCCCTGCCGGACCTGTCGGCGCTACGGGTGCTGCGGGACCTGCCGGGGGGGTAACAGGTGCCACGGGCGCTACGGGCGCGGATGGATTGATTGGGCCTGCTGGAGCCACAGGACCGACCGGGGCTGATGGGCTACCAGGCGCGGTTGGCGCCGTCGGGCCAGCCGGGGTCACAGGGCCGACCGGAGCTGATGGGCTGCCGGGTGCGGCTGGTGCTACCGGAGCCACGGGCACGGCTGGTGTTACTGGAGCGACCGGTTCGGGAGCCATCATTCCGTTTGCTTCGGGCGGACCTGCTATCCTGACAACCGTTCTTGGCGGAGTGGTAGGAACCACCAGTTTGATCGGCTTTGGAAGCTCAGCAACAGGGATTAGCCTTGTAGGCGGGGCCATTGACCTGACAGGTACACTTGTAGGACCTCTGATCAACTTTGCTTTTTCCGTACCACGGGATGGCGTAATTACATCTATTGCTGGTTACTTCAGTACAACAGCGGCGTTAACTCTCGTGGGTTCAACTGCGACGATTACTGCCCAATTGTTTAGTTCCCCAACACCTAATAATACCTTCACAGCAGTTCCCGGAGCTATCGTTACATTGGCCCCTTCGCTGGCTGGCATTATTGCTTTGGGAACGATCTCTAGCGGTATTACTACCGGGTTGGCTATACCGGTAACCGCACAGACTCGTCTGCTCCTTGTCTTCTCTGCAACAGCTACGGGACTTTCCCTCGTAAACACTATCGTAGGTTATGCAAGTGCAGGCGTTACCATTACCTGA